GCTTCTTCATCGGTTGAGTTTTTATCAAAGGTAATATAGCCTACATAATCAAACATCCAAGATACACAGCCAGTTTCTCCGAGGCTTCCACCGTATTTACTCAACAGATGCCTTACGCTTGCTGTGGTTCTCTGCCTGTTGTCGGTTGTTGCCTCAATTATCATTGCAACACCGCCTGGCCCATAACCCTCATAAATTACATCCTCATAGGAGACTCCGGGTAGCTCACCTGTGCCCTTTTTAATGGCTTTTTCTATATTCTGTTTGGGCATATTTGCCTCTTTGGCTTTTTCAATGGCGATACGCAGGCGTGGGTTATTTTCGGGGTTTCCACCCCCGTTTTTGGCAGCTATTGTTATTTCTTTAATAAGTTTTGTAAAAATCTGGCCCCTTTTTGCATCTTCCCTTGCCTTCTTATGTTTTATAGAGCTCCATTTATTATGTCCTGACATCGCATCCTCCTTATAATTTTGGTGGAGTTAAACCCATCTGTTTTTGATATTTGCCTTTTTTGTCGGCATAGCTAACCATGCACTCCTCATCTGCTTCAAAAAACAACACCTGTGCTATCCCTTCAAATGCATAAACTTTAGCAGGAATTGGTGTTGAATTTGAAATCTCAATCGTTACATACCCTTCCCATTCAGGTTCAAATGGTGTTACATTAACGATCAACCCGCACCTTGCGTATGTGGATTTGCCAACGCATACGGTTAGAATATTGCGGGGGATTCTAAAATATTCAACACTTTTTGCAAGAACAAAGCTGTTTGGCGGTATGATACAAACATCGCCCTTAAAATCGACATAATTCTTTTCTGTAAAGTTTTTAGGGTCAACGATTGTATTGTTGACATTTGTAAAGATTTTGAATTCATCGGCAATACGCATATCATATCCGTAACTTGAGACACCGTATGATATAACGCCCTCTCTAACCTGTCTTTCTGCAAACGGCTCAATCATACCCTTTTTTGCCATCTCTATAATCCAGCGGTCGTTTTTAATGCTCATACGACAGACCCCTCTTTTCTAACGATCTTTCCTGCAAAATGGAGCAAAAAAAGCCTTTTTTGATTGTCTATTTCTGCTGTGTTTTCAATCTTCTTTGCAAAAAGTGTTTCGTCTGAGAAATCTATGCCGTTTTCCTCAAGTAGCTTTTCCAAAAGCACAACATATTCTGCTGTTTTTTCCAATTCATCGATGATTGCATGGTGAGGCGCTTTATTTAATACAGTTTCGATAAACTCAACAACTTCCTCATAGCTTGCCTGACCTATCTGGCTAAATGGCGATCCAAATATAGCATCCTTTTTATCCATAATTACCCCCTTATTAGTTGATAAACATTTTGCAATAGTTCTTGATCAAACCTCATTAAATGTATGCCGTCTATTAGTTTGAGATACCCCTTTGTAGTAATTTTTTCAATCAACTCAAGGCTGAGTTTTTTTGTTTGCTCCTTTTCATTATTTGCATCCTGTAGGCGTTTCAGGTAGTTTTCTGGAATTGTTATACCTTTAACATTTTTATGCAGATAAACCGCTACCTTCAAACTTGGAGGTGGAAATATGCCTATAATTTTAAACATATTAATGCCATCTATTGCCTCTAAAAACAGCTCAAGCGATTCAATGCTGTATATTGGCTGGGTTATAACGAATTTAGCAGAATGCTCATGCTTGCGTTTTAGCCTGTTTCTAATGCCTTTAAGCGATAGTTTGGTTGGAATATTGCTTGCCACTCCACAAAAAAAGTTTGTTTTTGATTTTAACTGATTTCCGCAAAAATCAACGCCTTTATTTAGGTTATCAATTAAAGAAAGCAGTCCGTATGTGTTAAATTTATAAACATTTTCTTCAGGTTTATAAAAGATCGGGTCACCGTTGATGGCAAGAACATTCTCAAGACCAAGGGCATTTGCACCAAGAAGATCCGATGTAATAGCAAGTCTGTTTCTGTCCCTGCAGGTCAGGTTAAACACAACTTCTTTTTGCAGGTGTTGCCTTACAAGATAAGATGCGGTTATTACATTAAGCCTGATGCTTGCCATTGGACAGTCTGTTATATTTATAAAATCTATAAATTGACTTACCTCTTTGAGTTTTTCTAAGTTTGGATTTGATGCACCCTTTGGTGGGTTATACTCAACACTCAACAGCTTCTTTTTTCCTATTGTTTCTCTTAAGCTCATCTGGAAAATATTACTTATTTGCCGCTCTTTTTCAAGGTAATTTTAATGTGTCACCGCAAAGTGATAATGTCCTCTTTATGCAGAATAATAATGTCCCCTCCCATCTTTGATGGGAGGATTAATTATTATTCTCTTTTTTTAATAATCCTCTCCTTTCCTGGTATCATTCAGGTAAGGAGGTTTTATGGAGGAACATTATCTTATGAGCAGGAAGGAATTGGAAAGAGCAACCTATATGGGTATGGTTTTAAAGGGTTCTATTACACTGAAAGAGGCAAGTGAGATTCTAAGGATTAGCTACAGACATTCAAAAAGGATATTGAAGAGGTTTAGACAGGAAGAAGAAAGAGGGTTGATTCACAGATCAAGAGGCAGAAGATCACCAAAAAGAATTGATGATTATCTGAGGGATAAAATAGCTTCTCTTTATAAGGAGAATTATTCAGATTTTTCAATATCTCTTTTTAAAGAAAAGCTTTTTCTTATTCACAACATCACATTAAGCAGAGAGACAATCAGAACAATTTTGAAAGAATACGGAGTATATAAAAGCAGAAAAGCAAGGAGAAATTCAAAATCTGTTCATGTATTTAGAGAAAGAAAAAGACATGCAGGAGAACTTATTCAGGTGGACGGTTCTACCCATAGATGGCTTGAGGATAGATGCAAGGATAAATTTACACTTATGGGTTATATAGATGATGCAACAGGTGAGATATTTGCAAAATTCTACGATTATGAGGGTGTATACTCATTTCTGGATTCCTTCTTAGAGTTTGTAAAGATAAATGGATTGCCTAAATCTATCTATACAGATAGACATTCAACCTACAAAACAACAAGGAAACCAACAATCCAGGAGGAGCTAAAAAACAAAAGACCTGCTACACAGGTAGAAAGAATACTAAAAAGGGTTGGTGTTGAGCTTATACATGCCTACTCTCCCCAAGCAAAAGGAAGAATTGAAAGGCTTTTTAAGACACTACAGGATAGGCTTATAAAAGAGATGAGATTAAAAGGGATAAAAACAAAAGAAGAAGCAAACTGCTTCTTGAAGGAGTATATACCTCTCTTCAATAAACAGTTTGCAAAACAACCCAAATCAAACATATCCCTTTTTAAGAAGTTAGACAAGGATTTTGATTATGAGTGGGAGTTTGCACTTGAAAGCCAAAGGAACATAAACAACGACTATACAATAAGATACAAAGGCAGGCTCTTTCAGATAAAAGATGTATTTTCAGTAAGAAGAAAACAAAAGGTTTTAATAAAAGAATCCATTTATGGACCAATAAGAGTGTTTTACAAAGACAGAGAATTGCAAATAGAAGAGGTAAACAAAAAAGAAACCTCTTCTATTTGCAAAATTTCTTTAAATCATTCTTTTATTTCTTCTTCTTTTGAACAAAAAGAGAAAGAGAAATAGAATGGAAGGAATAATAGTAATGGGGACATTTTTATTTTGCAAAAAAGGGGACATTTTTATTTTGTATTGACAAAGGTAATTTTACTGTTGACTTTTTGGTGATTTTTGTTCATTTTATAAGAAGAAAGGGGGTGATAAAATGGCATTGAAGATCGATGATAGATATCAAAATTACATCAATCAATATGTGGTTAATACACTTTTTGGAAAATCCAACAAAAATGGCAACGATGTTGTTGAGACACTGCAGAAGCTATCTGAAAATTATGCCACAATTTCTAATTTTGGCAAAAAGCTCAACGATATCTACAATACGCTTTCTGAGAACAATGCATCCGGTGAGGCTTTAAAAGGGGCAAGAGAGGTTATTTTAACTTTAGCAAACTCAAACGACTCACCACTTAAAACGGCCGAAACTATTAATGCGATAGATAATCTAAAACAAAAACCCGAGCTGTTTGAGAACTTTTTTAAGACTGCAAATACCATCAAAAACAACAGCTACGATTTAGGTTTATGGCTTAATGATTTTAATGGTGTTTCTAAATACGGTTTCGCAGATAAATTTATTAACGAGACAAATTCAATTCTATCTTTAGATAAAAACCAGAATCTGTTTAATAACTTTATAAATAAATTAAACGATATGCTATCCTCTGTGCCTTCTTCAAAGATCATTACAAATCAATTAAATAACTTTTTTAAAGGGTTAGCATCCTACTCCTCTTTGGAGGAGAAGAATGCCTTTATCAGTAATTTTAAAGCGGGGTGATTATTCCTTGTTCATAACCTGAGTTGTCCAGATCTCATGCATTTTATGGAGGTATCTTACTACTGTTGAAAAGTTTTCTTCTGAATAATCCTCAATCGCTTCTATGCTTTTTTGGATAAGGTAGTTGTAAAGCGCTGTTAAATAATCTACTGTTTCTTTATCGGCGTTTGGATCAAGAGAATCCCTTAGGGCAAGCAGAATACCCAATACCCTGTTTATATTGTCTATAAATTTCTCCTCATCGTTTTGTTTTGCAGCCTCAACAGTATTTTTTGCGAATCTTAAAGCGCCTTCATAAAGCATCGCCACGATCTGTAGCTTATCAACCGTCGTGTTGATCATCATGTTTTTATAAGTATTATATGCCTCTGTAGCTGTCATCGTTCTACCTCCTTACTATCAAATATTATTCCTACAACCTCTGAGAGTTTTTTCTGCAAGTTTATAACCTCTTTTGGTGGAATTTCCCTTATAACCTGCCCTGTTTTTGCGTCTATAACTTTTACTACCAGCGACTTGATCGTGTCTGAATAGGTGAATTTAACATCCTGTGTCAGTTTGCCAACATTTTCATTGAGCTTTTCAATGATTTTTTTGATCTCGTGGGGCTTGAGCTGTTTTGATTGAGTTGAATTTTTTGTGTAACTCTCATTGATAGAGATTTTTGATATATCCTTAGGTGAGTTGATTTGTTTGTTGGTTTGTTGGTTTTGTGTTATACTCTTAACCGCAACCTCATTTGCAATTTTATTAATTCCGGAAGACATTTTTACGCCTCCTTACTTTTTATTCATACTATCAAACATTTTTGTCATATAATCGCTCTGATTCTTTAAAATCCCTATATACTCATCCATTTGAGAGAATGTTAATGTTAGCATTACCCTTTCCTGATCAAGGCTTTTTTGCATTAGCTTGATCTGGCTATCTAAGCTGTCTATTCTGCTGTTTATATAGTTTTTTTGAAGCTCTATAGAGCCATTTGAGGAAGTCATATTAAAAATCATATCGTGCAGTTTGGTTAAGAAGCCATCATTGGCTCCAGTTGAGCTTTCAACAAGCATCTTTTTAACATCTTTAAAATCATCTTGTAAAGCGCTTAAAAACTTAGATGAGTCAAACTCAAGTGTGCCATCCTTATCAAAGCTCAAACCGATATCGGATAGTGTGTGGTAGTTGTTGTTTGAAGAGGTGTTGTAATTGGACACAAACAGATTACTCAATCTATTTTGAAGATTTTCGATTGTGCTATTGCAAAAGAAAGCGTCGGCTACATTTGTCTGATCGTTGTAGTTATTGTTCTTTTTGATGTAGTCTATAACATCGTTGTAATCTTTTACGATGGTTTGCATATCTTCAGCAAGCTTTGAATAGTCAGTCGATATAAACACGCTAAATGAGCCTGTATCTTTAAGCTTTATTGATAAGCCGGGGATATAATCGTTTAATGTGTTTGTGTGTGAGGTAATATCTACGCCATCAATTGTTAATGTAGCATCTTGAGAATCTTCAGCGGGGGTTGTATTTCCGTTGCCATCTCCAAATGTTAATGTTGTGTCGTTTTTTACGATTGTTAAGTTGTTGTTTGTACCTTCAGGTGTTTTAAGAATGATTTTATAACCTGTTCCATCGTATATAAGGCTTGCCTGAAGGCCACTACCATTACTATTAATCGCATTAACAAACTGCTCAGCCGTTGTAGGTGTTGAGCTTAAAATATTGTTGTCAAGGTTGATGGTGTATTCCTTATCGCCGATTTTATATGTAAACTCCCCGTATCCTGAGGCTATTGTGTCGGTTTTTGAGCTTATATCAGAATTAGATATCCATGTTTGACCTCTTGCAAGTTGGTTTACGGTTATATTATGCATACCGTTAACAGGATTGGAACTTATGGAGACTTCGGCTTTGGAGTCATCGCTTACTGTGGCAGTCTGAGTGGAGAAATCTGTAATCATTTTATTTGCATCGCTCATTAGGGTCATTAGTCCCGATTCTAATTTATTAAAGGTTTGGTAGTAATCCTGATATTGAACCTTTTGAGCTTGAGCAAGTAGTAGAGGCTGGCTATCGGCTTTTACCAGTTTATCTACAAGACCCTGAAGGTCCATTCCGCTTCCCAATCCCAAAACGGTGATGTTACCTACATTCATAGCCTTCCTCCTTTCGTATCTATTATCGGATGAAAGCTGTTAAACTTTAAAAATTTGCGGAATTTTTAAGCCTGTAGATGTAGCTTAGAATTTCTGCTACTGCTTGATAGAGTTCGGGAGGGATTTCACTGCCTATTTTAACCTTTTGGTAAAGTTCCCTTGCAAGTTGCGGTCTTTCTACTATGGGTATATCGTTTTCTTTGGCCACTTCTTTGATTTTTTCAGCTATGAGATTTATGCCTTTTGCAACTACCTTAGGGGCGTTCATCTCATTTTGTTTGTATTGAAGGGCTACGGCATAGTGGGTCGGGTTAGTTACGACCACAGTGGCTTTTTTTACATCCTCCATCATCCTGCGTCTTGCAATCTCCATCTGCATGCTTCTTATTTTTTGCTTTACCTTTGGGTCACCCTCCATCTGTTTGTATTCATCTTTTACTTCCTGCTTTGTCATCATTATGCTTTTTTCAAATGTGTATTTCTGAAATAGATAATCCAAAATCGCCATAAAGATTATAAAGATTAAAATATAAGATACAATTGAGAATGTATCCTTTGCAAGATTAACAAAGACAGTATTTGGCTGTGTTTTGGTTAGATTTAGCCATATAGGTAAATTGTGTTTTATAAAGATCCACAAGATATAACCCATTACGATAGCCTTTAGAAGTGACTTAACAAGTTCCCCAAATGATTTTAAGGAAAATAGATTTTTAAGCCCGTTTACTGGATTGATTTTGTCAAATTTAATCTCAAGTGCCTTCGGGGTTATCATAAAACCCACCTGAACGACATTGATTAAGAAGGCAGCCGCTGTGATTAAAATAAAGAATGGTAAAACAAGCTTTAGTATAAATTCATTTATTGTTTTTAAAAGAATTCCAAGACTTGATAGTTTGATGTCAAACCACGCTGACATGTTTATGTAATACTCAAACATATTTTCTATAGTTTCAGTCATTGTTTTAGCAAAAAAGTAGAAGAAGATAATAGAAATAAGTAGCAGGAATGCAGTGTTTAGCTCTACAGATTTAGCTACTTTACCCTCTTCTCTTGCTTCCTGTCGCCGTTTGGGGGTCGCAGGCTCGGTTTTATCCTGATCTGGCATTTAACCCACCTTTATTATTGCATAAAGATATTGAATTGCCTGATGGTAGTAGTTAATTAGCGATTCGGCTGCAAATGTAAATGTAGCACCCAACACCACAAAACCTATTGCTATACTCAATGGAAAGGCCACTATCATTATGTTTATCTGCGGCATTGTTCTTGCAATTAGGCCAAACACCACCTGAGTAATAAACAAAGCTATTATTGCAGGGGCAAGCACAGTAAATGCCACTGCAAACATTGTATCGATCATCCTGTTGAGTATTTCAAATAGAGATTGATTGAGAAAAAATCCTCCTACGGGTATGGTTTTGAAGCTGTATGCTATGGCTTTTATGTATTCGTAATGTCCATTTATTGCTAAAAAAACCAAAATAGCAAAGATGCTTTCAAACTCAGAAAGTACTGAAATCTGAATATTCTCCTCAGGGCTTACAACATTGGCAATCGAAAATCCCATATTGAATCCTACAAGCTGTGCACCAATCTCTATACCGCTAAAGATAAAATGGATACACAAAGAAAGCAAGGCTGCAAAAACCACCTCTTTTACTGCGGCAAGTCCAAGATACAATGCGCTTAAGTTTTCTATGTGGATAAAAGGTTTTGCAACAGGATATAGGGCAAACGAAAGAACCACACAAAAAAGGGCTTT
This portion of the Hippea jasoniae genome encodes:
- a CDS encoding flagellar protein FlaG gives rise to the protein MSSGINKIANEVAVKSITQNQQTNKQINSPKDISKISINESYTKNSTQSKQLKPHEIKKIIEKLNENVGKLTQDVKFTYSDTIKSLVVKVIDAKTGQVIREIPPKEVINLQKKLSEVVGIIFDSKEVER
- a CDS encoding methylenetetrahydrofolate reductase, giving the protein MSLRETIGKKKLLSVEYNPPKGASNPNLEKLKEVSQFIDFINITDCPMASIRLNVITASYLVRQHLQKEVVFNLTCRDRNRLAITSDLLGANALGLENVLAINGDPIFYKPEENVYKFNTYGLLSLIDNLNKGVDFCGNQLKSKTNFFCGVASNIPTKLSLKGIRNRLKRKHEHSAKFVITQPIYSIESLELFLEAIDGINMFKIIGIFPPPSLKVAVYLHKNVKGITIPENYLKRLQDANNEKEQTKKLSLELIEKITTKGYLKLIDGIHLMRFDQELLQNVYQLIRG
- the fliR gene encoding flagellar biosynthetic protein FliR, translated to MNELIVYSATFYHSFLIFLFVLLRVSAVIVFAPVFSSSSIPAQLKALFCVVLSFALYPVAKPFIHIENLSALYLGLAAVKEVVFAALLSLCIHFIFSGIEIGAQLVGFNMGFSIANVVSPEENIQISVLSEFESIFAILVFLAINGHYEYIKAIAYSFKTIPVGGFFLNQSLFEILNRMIDTMFAVAFTVLAPAIIALFITQVVFGLIARTMPQINIMIVAFPLSIAIGFVVLGATFTFAAESLINYYHQAIQYLYAIIKVG
- a CDS encoding ISNCY family transposase, translating into MEEHYLMSRKELERATYMGMVLKGSITLKEASEILRISYRHSKRILKRFRQEEERGLIHRSRGRRSPKRIDDYLRDKIASLYKENYSDFSISLFKEKLFLIHNITLSRETIRTILKEYGVYKSRKARRNSKSVHVFRERKRHAGELIQVDGSTHRWLEDRCKDKFTLMGYIDDATGEIFAKFYDYEGVYSFLDSFLEFVKINGLPKSIYTDRHSTYKTTRKPTIQEELKNKRPATQVERILKRVGVELIHAYSPQAKGRIERLFKTLQDRLIKEMRLKGIKTKEEANCFLKEYIPLFNKQFAKQPKSNISLFKKLDKDFDYEWEFALESQRNINNDYTIRYKGRLFQIKDVFSVRRKQKVLIKESIYGPIRVFYKDRELQIEEVNKKETSSICKISLNHSFISSSFEQKEKEK
- the fliD gene encoding flagellar filament capping protein FliD, whose amino-acid sequence is MNVGNITVLGLGSGMDLQGLVDKLVKADSQPLLLAQAQKVQYQDYYQTFNKLESGLMTLMSDANKMITDFSTQTATVSDDSKAEVSISSNPVNGMHNITVNQLARGQTWISNSDISSKTDTIASGYGEFTYKIGDKEYTINLDNNILSSTPTTAEQFVNAINSNGSGLQASLIYDGTGYKIILKTPEGTNNNLTIVKNDTTLTFGDGNGNTTPAEDSQDATLTIDGVDITSHTNTLNDYIPGLSIKLKDTGSFSVFISTDYSKLAEDMQTIVKDYNDVIDYIKKNNNYNDQTNVADAFFCNSTIENLQNRLSNLFVSNYNTSSNNNYHTLSDIGLSFDKDGTLEFDSSKFLSALQDDFKDVKKMLVESSTGANDGFLTKLHDMIFNMTSSNGSIELQKNYINSRIDSLDSQIKLMQKSLDQERVMLTLTFSQMDEYIGILKNQSDYMTKMFDSMNKK
- a CDS encoding DUF2018 family protein, which translates into the protein MDKKDAIFGSPFSQIGQASYEEVVEFIETVLNKAPHHAIIDELEKTAEYVVLLEKLLEENGIDFSDETLFAKKIENTAEIDNQKRLFLLHFAGKIVRKEGSVV
- the dcd gene encoding dCTP deaminase, with translation MSIKNDRWIIEMAKKGMIEPFAERQVREGVISYGVSSYGYDMRIADEFKIFTNVNNTIVDPKNFTEKNYVDFKGDVCIIPPNSFVLAKSVEYFRIPRNILTVCVGKSTYARCGLIVNVTPFEPEWEGYVTIEISNSTPIPAKVYAFEGIAQVLFFEADEECMVSYADKKGKYQKQMGLTPPKL
- the flhB gene encoding flagellar biosynthesis protein FlhB, whose product is MPDQDKTEPATPKRRQEAREEGKVAKSVELNTAFLLLISIIFFYFFAKTMTETIENMFEYYINMSAWFDIKLSSLGILLKTINEFILKLVLPFFILITAAAFLINVVQVGFMITPKALEIKFDKINPVNGLKNLFSLKSFGELVKSLLKAIVMGYILWIFIKHNLPIWLNLTKTQPNTVFVNLAKDTFSIVSYILIFIIFMAILDYLFQKYTFEKSIMMTKQEVKDEYKQMEGDPKVKQKIRSMQMEIARRRMMEDVKKATVVVTNPTHYAVALQYKQNEMNAPKVVAKGINLIAEKIKEVAKENDIPIVERPQLARELYQKVKIGSEIPPELYQAVAEILSYIYRLKNSANF
- the fliS gene encoding flagellar export chaperone FliS, translated to MTATEAYNTYKNMMINTTVDKLQIVAMLYEGALRFAKNTVEAAKQNDEEKFIDNINRVLGILLALRDSLDPNADKETVDYLTALYNYLIQKSIEAIEDYSEENFSTVVRYLHKMHEIWTTQVMNKE
- a CDS encoding YebC/PmpR family DNA-binding transcriptional regulator; its protein translation is MSGHNKWSSIKHKKAREDAKRGQIFTKLIKEITIAAKNGGGNPENNPRLRIAIEKAKEANMPKQNIEKAIKKGTGELPGVSYEDVIYEGYGPGGVAMIIEATTDNRQRTTASVRHLLSKYGGSLGETGCVSWMFDYVGYITFDKNSTDEEALFEAALEAGASDVRENEEDGIFEVITDPKEFVAVKEALEKQGFKPSSAELTRIPQTTVKLEGEKAITMLKLMSALEDDEDVSNVYANFDIPDEIMDQFNQ